From one Psilocybe cubensis strain MGC-MH-2018 chromosome 13, whole genome shotgun sequence genomic stretch:
- a CDS encoding Acyltransferase calJ, which produces MAALTQSGRKALDSLTARVVGEAKIPGFVFGATSVDEEIYFTSGGYNAVGRPESGKINEDSVFMICSQTKLLVHLAALQLVEQGKITFESPISDYIPEFSDLVILDDQMADVWTYKPTKTVMRLKHILNFTSGLFYPFKGYKPDKQPDGYAAAHDKKNPVSHFVSVLKCGLPGIPLLFEPGTSFAYGWSSDILGFVVEIVTGQSLETYLAENILKPLSISGTFYPTPDVRKKMVDLAYRRDGKLEAWANQVPLPEQDPERIALHFGGGGLYMSMKDYLILLRHLLQIKAGKAKSPIVSQESMRGIFEPALNEEGSAMVSRFMSMDTNMPKDSKIQWGTAMGLCETDWPGRRKKGTAFWWGWAHTFHFMDPATGVAAVFGTQLIPTGDHEVFKVVAEFEETFYAGLAK; this is translated from the exons ATGGCCGCCCTGACGCAGTCCGGAAGAAAAGCACTTGATAGCTTGACG GCCAGAGTGGTGGGGGAAGCAAAGATCCCCGGCTTTGTTTTCGGTGCCACCTCCGTCGATGAGGAGATCTACTTTACTTCGGGGGGATACAACGCCGTAGGGAGGCCGGAGAGCGGGAAGATCAATGAAGATAGCGTGTTCATGATCTGCAGTCAGACCAAACTGCTCGTCCAT CTTGCGGCGTTGCAGCTGGTAGAGCAGGGGAAGATCACGTTCGAGAGTCCTATCTCTGATTACATTCCAGAATTCAGCGACCTTGTTATTCTTGATGACCAGATGGCGGATGTGTGGACATATAAGCCGACGAAGACTGTTATGCGCCTGAAGCATATACTGAACTTTACCAGTGGACTGTTTTATCCATTCAAGGGGTACAAGCCTGACAAGCAGCCAGATGGCTACGCGGCGGCGCATGATAAGAAAAATCCAGTATCACATTTCGTGTCCGTGCTCAAG TGCGGTCTGCCTGGAATCCCTCTTCTCTTTGAGCCTGGGACAAGTT TTGCCTATGGATGGAGCTCGGATATCTTGGGTTTCGTGGTCGAGATTGTCACTGGGCAGAGTTTGGAAACATACCT AGCAGAAAATATACTCAAGCCACTGAGCATCAGCGGTACATTTTATCCGACACCTGAcgtgaggaagaagatggtcGACCTAGCGTACCGACGCGACGGCAAACTCGAAGCTTGGGCGAATCAGGTCCCGCTTCCTGAACAGGATCCAGAAAGAA TCGCGCTTCACTTTGGCGGCGGTGGATTGtacatgtcgatgaaagaCTATCTCATCCTTCTGCGCCATCTGCTTCAGATTAAAG CCGGCAAGGCGAAATCCCCGATTGTTAGCCAAGAAAGTATGCGAGGGATCTTTGAACCCGCGCTCAACGAAGAAGGGTCGGCAATGGTATCAAGATTCATGTCCATGGATACCAACATGCCGAAGGACTCCAAGATACAATGGGGCACCGCGATGGGTCTATGTGAAACCGACTGGCCAGGGCGAAGAAAGAAGGGGACCGCGTTCT GGTGGGGCTGGGCGCATACGTTCCATTTCATGGACCCAGCGACTGGAGTCGCAGCAGTGTTCGGTACCCAACTTATACCAACAGGAGATCACGAGGTGTTCAAGGTCGTCGCAGAGTTCGAGGAAACGTTCTACGCTGGATTGGCCAAGTGA
- a CDS encoding Acyltransferase calJ has translation MPVLKSSGKEALDRVVDKIAAEKNLPGFLFAATTIDEEIYSKATGYNVLDKPESGKIDDESIFWICSQTKMITHLALLQLIDQGKVSYDTPVSDYLPDFANLLIIDDQFADVWTYKPAKNVMLIKHILNFSSGLFYSMKGFKLDEQGGAYAASHDKTDPIGHFLSELKGGLPGIPILFEPGTSFAYGYSSDIVGFVVEKVTGQTLEEYFQQNIFKPLGMKASFYLTPDIKSKLVDLSYRRGDTLEPWSGQTKLIEQDPSKVAVHLGGVGLYASVKDYLGLLPGKASNPIIGKATLDTIFDPALTEAGAQALGFLQGLDSTVTSKGAQWSTALSVHTEDWPGRRKKGSASWWGWAHTMFFIDPTTNVAAVLGIQVIPTLDQNVFKAWAQLEETLYSELQE, from the exons ATGCCTGTTTTGAAAAGTTCCGGTAAGGAAGCACTTGACCGCGTTGTG GACAAGATTGCTGCGGAGAAGAATCTCCCGGGTTTCCTGTTCGCTGCTACCACCATTGATGAGGAGATATATTCTAAAGCAACTGGTTACAATGTCCTCGACAAACCGGAGAGCGGAAAGATCGATGATGAGAGTATATTCTGGATCTGCAGCCAGACCAAGATGATTACTCAT CTTGCTCTACTTCAGCTTATAGATCAGGGGAAAGTGTCGTATGACACCCCAGTCTCCGATTACCTCCCTGATTTTGCAAATTTACTGATCATCGATGATCAATTTGCTGACGTCTGGACCTACAAGCCTGCAAAAAATGTGATGCTAATTAAACACATTTTGAATTTTTCGAGTGGCTTGTTCTACTCTATGAAGGGTTTCAAGCTTGATGAGCAAGGTGGCGCGTATGCTGCGTCACACGACAAGACTGATCCGATTGGGCATTTCCTATCTGAATTGAAG GGAGGTCTACCTGGCATTCCTATTCTCTTTGAGCCCGGAACAAGTT TCGCGTACGGATACAGCTCTGATATTGTTGGTTTTGTGGTAGAGAAGGTTACTGGACAAACCTTGGAAGAATACTT CCAGCAGAACATCTTCAAGCCTTTGGGAATGAAAGCTTCGTTTTACCTTACTCCAGATATCAAATCAAAACTTGTGGACCTGTCCTATAGACGCGGCGATACGTTAGAGCCCTGGTCAGGGCAAACCAAGCTCATTGAACAAGATCCGTCCAAAG TGGCCGTGCATTTGGGAGGAGTAGGCTTATACGCTTCTGTAAAAGACTATCTaggtcttcttc CCGGAAAAGCTTCAAATCCCATCATCGGGAAGGCAACTTTGGACACGATCTTTGACCCGGCGCTTACTGAGGCAGGAGCACAGGCTCTAGGATTTTTGCAAGGCCTTGATTCGACTGTAACGTCGAAAGGAGCGCAATGGAGTACTGCTTTGTCGGTTCATACAGAGGATTGGCCTGGGCGACGAAAGAAAGGGTCGGCATCTT GGTGGGGCTGGGCGCATACAATGTTTTTCATTGATCCAACAACAAATGTGGCTGCTGTCCTCGGAATTCAAGTTATCCCTACCCTTGATCAAAATGTGTTCAAGGCGTGGGCTCAACTGGAAGAAACACTATATTCAGAACTTCAAGAATAG